A stretch of the Capsicum annuum cultivar UCD-10X-F1 chromosome 8, UCD10Xv1.1, whole genome shotgun sequence genome encodes the following:
- the LOC107845040 gene encoding homeobox-leucine zipper protein HAT3, with protein MSGEKEDGLGLSLSLGIMSCPQQNKLKNYITLSSSTPPPPPPLALNLLPFMHHHQSSSGRNDEERGRVRGEIDMNEPARMIVECDNEQDDDDEEENQVIMVSSPNSTVSSVSGKRSHDEGERTTSSLEDDGGDAAARKKLRLSKEQAAVLEETFKEHNTLNPKQKLALATQLNLRPRQVEVWFQNRRARTKLKQTEVDCEYLKRCCENLTAENRRLQKEVVELRALKLSPQLYMNMSPPTTLTMCPQCERVAVSSSSSSAASSSVNRPSASRSHHHPEGALHQAPVPLNKPWAAILAPKTLGVQQRSQV; from the exons ATGAGTGGTGAAAAAGAAGATGGTTTGGGTTTGAGTCTAAGCTTAGGAATTATGAGTTGCCCTCAGCAAAATAAACTCAAGAATTATATCACTTTATCATCATcaactcctcctcctcctcctcctttaGCCTTGAATCTCTTGCCTTTCATGCACCATCATCAAAGTTCTTCAG ggAGAAATGATGAGGAAAGAGGAAGGGTAAGAGGGGAAATAGACATGAATGAGCCAGCCAGGATGATTGTAGAATGTGATAATGaacaagatgatgatgatgaagaagaaaatcaaGTGATAATGGTTTCATCACCAAACAGTACTGTTTCAAGTGTGAGTGGTAAGAGGAGTCATGATGAAGGGGAGAGAACCACCAGCTCACTGGAGGATGACGGCGGCGATGCGGCGGCAAGGAAGAAACTCCGGTTGTCTAAGGAACAAGCTGCAGTTCTTGAAGAGACATTCAAGGAACATAACACTCTTAATCCG aaACAAAAATTGGCTCTGGCGACACAGCTGAATCTGAGGCCAAGACAAGTGGAGGTGTGGTTTCAGAACAGGAGGGCAAG GACCAAGTTGAAGCAAACAGAGGTTGATTGTGAGTACTTGAAGCGTTGCTGCGAAAATCTGACGGCGGAAAACAGACGTTTGCAGAAAGAAGTTGTTGAGCTTAGAGCATTGAAGCTTTCTCCACAATTGTACATGAACATGAGCCCTCCTACGACCCTCACCATGTGTCCTCAGTGCGAGCGCGTAGCTGTATCATCATCCTCATCCTCCGCGGCCTCTTCTTCAGTCAACCGACCAAGTGCCTCTCGCTCACACCATCACCCGGAAGGCGCCCTCCACCAAGCGCCAGTGCCCCTCAACAAACCATGGGCTGCAATACTCGCCCCTAAGACACTCGGCGTGCAACAACGGTCCCAAGTgtaa